From Neobacillus sp. PS2-9, the proteins below share one genomic window:
- a CDS encoding superoxide dismutase produces MAFELPQLPYAEDALEPHIDKETMNIHHTRHHNTYVTNLNAALQGNEELLSKSVEEVIANLDAVPEAVRTAVRNNGGGHANHSLFWQILSPNGGGAPTGELADAINSKFGSIESFKEEFAKAATTRFGSGWAWLSVSNGELELTSTPNQDSPLMEGKTPILGLDVWEHAYYLKYQNKRPDYIGAFWNVVNWDEVAKRYNEAK; encoded by the coding sequence ATGGCTTTTGAATTACCACAATTACCTTATGCAGAAGATGCTCTTGAACCACACATTGATAAGGAAACAATGAATATTCATCACACAAGACACCACAACACATACGTAACAAATCTTAACGCAGCATTACAAGGCAACGAAGAATTACTTTCTAAATCTGTTGAAGAAGTAATTGCAAACTTAGATGCTGTTCCAGAAGCAGTACGTACAGCTGTACGTAACAATGGCGGTGGACATGCAAACCACTCTTTATTCTGGCAAATCCTTTCACCAAATGGTGGCGGTGCACCAACTGGTGAATTAGCAGATGCAATTAACAGCAAATTTGGAAGCATAGAAAGCTTCAAAGAAGAGTTTGCAAAGGCTGCAACTACTCGTTTCGGTTCTGGCTGGGCATGGCTATCAGTGTCAAACGGTGAATTAGAATTAACAAGCACTCCAAATCAAGATTCTCCATTAATGGAAGGTAAAACTCCTATTCTTGGCTTAGATGTTTGGGAGCATGCTTACTACCTAAAATATCAAAACAAACGCCCAGACTATATTGGTGCGTTCTGGAACGTTGTAAACTGGGATGAAGTTGCTAAACGTTACAACGAAGCAAAATAA